One Legionella lansingensis genomic region harbors:
- the rlmD gene encoding 23S rRNA (uracil(1939)-C(5))-methyltransferase RlmD has translation MSRRRHRLPTETKIAEIEKFSHDGRGIARINGKTTFIQGALPNEQVVFQYTRLKNDFDEGKVISVLSASCARVTPACPHYSSCGGCSLQHLDEQTQIYEKESLLLDLLQRVGHCQPEIILKPLTSESWHYRNKARLSVRYVEKKQSSLVGFREKNNPRFITEINGCLVMNARVDKEIGHLRQLIDSFEDPRIIAQIEVAAGDTEVALIFRNLDPLSTNDEAKLKAFGERTGFRLFLQPGGNESVVSFYPRENCEFLSYALPQQQVTFQFHPTDFTQVNAGLNQQMVSLALELMALTKEDVVLDLFCGLGNFSLPMARCCAKVIGIEGSNTMVARAQMNAQANGLSNTEFFCANLEKIESIAKLTNYHFTKILLDPPRSGALEIVKHIDKFGVSRILYISCNPATLARDADVLINHKGYRLKAAGVMDMFPHTAHVESIALFEKG, from the coding sequence ATGAGTAGAAGACGTCATAGATTACCTACGGAAACAAAAATCGCGGAAATAGAAAAGTTTAGTCATGATGGCAGAGGCATTGCACGAATTAATGGTAAGACAACATTTATCCAAGGAGCTTTGCCTAATGAACAAGTGGTTTTTCAATATACTCGCCTGAAAAATGATTTTGACGAAGGCAAGGTTATCTCTGTGCTTTCAGCCTCTTGTGCGCGAGTAACCCCTGCTTGTCCCCATTATTCATCATGTGGAGGTTGCTCCTTACAGCACCTTGATGAGCAAACACAAATATACGAAAAGGAATCGTTACTATTGGATTTATTGCAACGTGTAGGACATTGCCAACCAGAAATAATTCTAAAACCGCTTACCAGTGAGAGTTGGCATTATCGTAACAAAGCACGTCTTAGTGTGCGTTACGTTGAAAAAAAGCAGAGTAGTCTGGTTGGTTTCAGAGAAAAAAATAACCCTCGCTTTATCACAGAAATCAATGGATGCCTGGTGATGAATGCCCGGGTAGATAAAGAGATTGGCCATTTAAGACAGCTCATTGATTCATTTGAAGATCCTCGCATTATCGCGCAAATTGAGGTTGCAGCTGGCGATACAGAGGTAGCATTAATTTTCCGCAATTTGGATCCTTTAAGTACCAACGATGAGGCAAAATTAAAAGCATTCGGTGAGAGAACTGGTTTTCGCTTGTTCTTACAGCCAGGTGGCAATGAGAGTGTGGTTTCGTTTTATCCAAGAGAAAATTGTGAGTTTTTAAGCTATGCTTTGCCACAACAACAAGTAACATTTCAGTTTCATCCAACGGATTTTACGCAAGTCAATGCTGGTTTAAATCAACAAATGGTTTCACTAGCACTTGAATTAATGGCCCTAACGAAAGAGGATGTTGTTTTAGACTTGTTTTGCGGCTTAGGTAATTTTTCTCTTCCTATGGCTAGGTGTTGTGCCAAGGTTATTGGTATCGAAGGGAGTAACACGATGGTGGCCAGAGCACAAATGAATGCTCAAGCGAATGGCCTGAGTAATACCGAGTTTTTTTGCGCCAACTTGGAAAAGATCGAATCGATAGCAAAATTAACCAATTATCATTTTACAAAAATTTTATTAGACCCCCCACGGTCAGGTGCTCTAGAGATCGTTAAACATATTGATAAATTTGGTGTTAGCCGCATTCTCTATATTTCATGCAATCCTGCCACGTTGGCCAGAGATGCTGATGTTTTAATTAATCATAAAGGTTATCGTCTGAAGGCTGCTGGAGTAATGGATATGTTTCCTCATACAGCTCATGTTGAATCCATAGCCTTGTTTGAGAAAGGATAA
- a CDS encoding septal ring lytic transglycosylase RlpA family protein: MRFFYLFVLFLLTNCTTVPNSDINAKKLPRSAKSSTSVSPQKSRYTQKHDGAPKGPIPVKFKEVKPKTEPFSRYGNPDSYAVEGRTYEVLKTASGYKTRGIASWYGTKFHKQRTSSGDNYDMYAMTAAHKTLPLPSYVRVKNLSNGRVAVVKVNDRGPFRNDRVIDLSYAAAAKLGLLPKGTASVEIEALNTGKQVAHYYVQAGAFSSEKLAIALQSKLAKLTPSPVIIEKYQQRYIVRVGPFANKQMTTNLKDKLAANGVRGSFSLLR; this comes from the coding sequence ATGCGATTTTTTTATTTGTTTGTTCTATTTTTGTTGACAAATTGTACAACAGTTCCTAATTCTGATATCAATGCAAAAAAATTACCTAGATCCGCCAAGTCATCCACTTCTGTTTCTCCACAAAAATCCCGATATACACAAAAGCATGATGGAGCTCCGAAAGGTCCCATCCCAGTTAAGTTCAAAGAAGTTAAACCTAAAACTGAACCCTTTAGTCGTTACGGTAATCCAGATAGTTATGCTGTGGAGGGGCGCACTTATGAAGTTTTAAAAACAGCAAGTGGTTATAAAACACGCGGCATAGCCTCATGGTATGGCACAAAATTTCACAAACAAAGAACATCGAGTGGTGATAACTATGATATGTATGCCATGACCGCTGCCCACAAAACACTTCCTTTACCGAGTTATGTGAGGGTAAAAAATTTAAGTAATGGCCGAGTGGCTGTTGTAAAAGTGAATGATCGAGGACCTTTTCGTAATGATAGGGTAATTGATTTATCCTATGCTGCGGCGGCTAAATTAGGGTTACTTCCTAAAGGAACAGCTTCTGTTGAAATAGAAGCGCTGAACACTGGAAAGCAGGTTGCTCATTATTATGTTCAAGCAGGAGCGTTCAGTTCAGAGAAGTTGGCTATTGCATTGCAAAGTAAATTAGCAAAATTAACCCCGTCTCCTGTGATTATTGAAAAATACCAACAGCGATATATTGTAAGAGTGGGGCCTTTCGCTAATAAGCAAATGACAACGAACTTGAAAGATAAATTAGCCGCTAATGGTGTCCGTGGGTCATTTTCTTTATTGCGCTGA
- a CDS encoding D-alanyl-D-alanine carboxypeptidase family protein, with the protein MTTNLTFAANDVLPTTSLSNNIPPAAPISNKPLITPSAPTINAKAYILIDVNSGKIITEKNSEQKLPPASLTKMMTLYVISNALHNEQIHLNDNIRISREAWKTGGSRMFIKEGQQVTVEDLLKGIIVDSGNDACVAMAEHLGGSEQGFAEIMNQQAKNLGMKDSHFTDSTGLPDENLYTTAKDLAILGRALIINFPQYYHWYKQKWFTYNGIRQPNRNRLLWRDNQVDGIKTGHTNDAGYCLVSSAKRENMRLLAVVMGSPSETARADDSERLLNYGFRFFETHELYKAGQKISEVPIYKGETDKLMVGVREDQFVTIPSGQYQRLSMRTKISQNLLAPIAKGAKVGELVIQFDNNIIKTQDLYALQPVPRGGLYTRMKDSIRLAFRNWFG; encoded by the coding sequence ATGACAACAAATCTAACGTTTGCAGCTAATGATGTTCTCCCAACCACAAGCTTATCGAATAACATTCCTCCTGCTGCGCCAATTAGTAATAAGCCACTTATCACTCCATCTGCCCCTACCATTAACGCCAAAGCTTATATTCTTATTGATGTAAATAGTGGAAAAATCATTACCGAGAAAAACAGCGAACAAAAATTACCACCTGCTAGTTTAACGAAAATGATGACCCTCTATGTCATTTCCAACGCACTTCATAATGAGCAAATTCATCTGAATGATAATATCCGAATTAGTCGTGAGGCGTGGAAAACAGGTGGCTCGCGTATGTTTATTAAAGAAGGTCAGCAAGTAACCGTCGAAGATTTACTTAAAGGGATCATCGTTGATTCGGGAAATGATGCCTGCGTAGCTATGGCTGAACATCTGGGAGGTAGTGAACAAGGCTTCGCTGAAATAATGAATCAGCAAGCCAAAAATTTGGGCATGAAAGATAGCCATTTTACTGATAGCACAGGATTGCCTGATGAAAATCTCTACACAACTGCGAAAGATTTAGCCATTCTAGGGCGAGCGCTAATTATCAACTTCCCACAATATTATCACTGGTATAAACAAAAGTGGTTTACTTATAACGGCATAAGACAGCCGAATCGTAACCGATTGCTATGGCGGGACAATCAAGTCGACGGAATCAAGACCGGTCATACGAATGACGCTGGTTATTGTCTTGTCTCATCAGCAAAGCGTGAGAACATGCGTTTACTTGCGGTCGTAATGGGTTCACCTTCAGAAACCGCTCGCGCTGATGACAGTGAACGCTTACTCAACTATGGTTTCCGCTTTTTCGAAACGCATGAACTTTATAAAGCTGGGCAGAAGATCAGCGAAGTTCCTATCTATAAAGGCGAAACAGACAAACTGATGGTTGGCGTTCGCGAAGATCAATTTGTCACTATCCCTAGTGGTCAATACCAACGTCTAAGTATGCGCACCAAAATATCACAAAATTTGCTAGCCCCTATTGCAAAAGGCGCCAAAGTTGGCGAATTGGTTATACAATTTGATAATAATATAATTAAAACGCAAGATCTTTATGCGCTACAGCCCGTACCTAGAGGAGGACTTTATACACGTATGAAGGATTCTATTCGACTTGCGTTTCGTAACTGGTTTGGTTAA
- a CDS encoding D-amino acid aminotransferase — protein MQGIVFINGDYYHAADAKISVFDRGFLFGDAVYEVIPVYQGRPFFMERHLKRLKESLVKARIMNPQVDWPVILHELIERNGGGDLQVYLQVTRGNQGVRKHDIPHELKPTVVAFTIHTPYASFEVKKQGLRANIVEDIRWQRCDIKTTSLLANILLNDEAVAAGANTAILSRDGFLTEGSASNVFLVNNQGIIYTPPLSGFCLPGVTRQLTVELIKALSWSLREENVPTEALFTAKEVWITSTTKEICPVTYINDVMIADGRVGKYWQRINDEYQQLISNHYD, from the coding sequence ATGCAAGGTATTGTCTTTATTAATGGCGATTATTACCATGCGGCTGATGCAAAAATCTCGGTATTTGATCGTGGATTTTTATTTGGTGATGCGGTTTACGAGGTTATTCCTGTATATCAAGGCCGTCCCTTTTTTATGGAGCGACACTTAAAACGACTGAAAGAAAGCCTGGTTAAAGCCAGGATAATGAATCCACAAGTTGATTGGCCAGTCATTTTGCATGAGTTAATTGAGCGTAATGGTGGAGGTGATTTGCAAGTCTATCTGCAAGTCACTCGTGGCAATCAAGGTGTACGTAAACATGATATTCCTCATGAGCTCAAACCAACCGTTGTTGCTTTTACCATTCATACCCCCTATGCCAGCTTTGAAGTCAAGAAACAAGGCTTACGTGCTAATATTGTTGAGGACATTCGTTGGCAACGTTGTGATATTAAGACAACGTCGTTGTTAGCAAACATTTTGCTCAATGATGAGGCAGTAGCAGCTGGGGCAAATACGGCCATTTTGTCACGTGATGGCTTTTTAACCGAAGGAAGCGCAAGCAATGTATTCCTGGTTAATAACCAGGGAATAATTTATACCCCTCCCTTAAGTGGCTTCTGCTTGCCAGGGGTAACTCGACAGCTTACCGTTGAACTCATTAAGGCTTTATCATGGTCTTTACGAGAAGAGAATGTTCCTACAGAAGCGCTTTTTACTGCCAAAGAAGTCTGGATAACAAGTACAACAAAAGAAATTTGTCCTGTAACCTATATTAATGATGTAATGATTGCTGATGGTCGCGTAGGTAAATATTGGCAACGTATAAATGATGAATACCAACAACTCATCTCTAACCACTATGACTGA
- a CDS encoding HP0495 family protein, translated as MTDNKSVIQFPCHFPIKIIGKNTADFFKDISDITRKHFPDTLDEAMTCQKSQQGNYLSITVTIYVHNQVVLDALYLELTQHPDIKMVL; from the coding sequence ATGACTGATAACAAATCTGTAATTCAATTCCCCTGTCATTTTCCCATAAAAATTATCGGGAAAAATACAGCTGACTTTTTTAAGGACATTTCTGATATTACTCGGAAACATTTTCCTGATACGCTCGATGAAGCAATGACTTGTCAAAAAAGCCAGCAAGGGAATTATCTTTCCATCACTGTTACGATTTATGTTCATAACCAAGTGGTGCTCGATGCACTTTATCTTGAGTTAACCCAACACCCTGATATAAAAATGGTGTTATGA
- the lipB gene encoding lipoyl(octanoyl) transferase LipB produces the protein MFNIRNLGLQSYLSVWDKMKDFTSTRNEATIDELWLLEHPAVYTQGQAGKAEHILNPSSIPIVQTDRGGQVTYHGPGQLVGYVLMDIRRRHLGIRTLVSRLEQVLISLLAIYKINAEIRPGAPGVYVGDKKIASIGLRVKNGCTYHGIALNVAMDLTPFEGINPCGFAKLKMTQISDYASNVTVACVNEQFTETFLTHFEY, from the coding sequence ATGTTTAATATCAGAAACTTAGGATTACAGTCGTATCTTAGCGTTTGGGATAAAATGAAGGATTTTACATCAACGAGAAACGAAGCAACGATCGATGAGTTATGGTTACTTGAACACCCTGCGGTGTATACTCAGGGTCAAGCTGGGAAAGCTGAGCACATCTTAAATCCCAGCTCTATCCCAATCGTACAAACTGACCGTGGTGGACAAGTGACTTACCATGGACCCGGGCAACTGGTTGGCTATGTTCTAATGGACATTCGCAGACGCCATCTTGGTATTAGAACGTTAGTTAGTCGCTTGGAGCAGGTTTTAATTTCGTTGTTAGCGATATACAAAATAAATGCGGAAATACGGCCCGGAGCTCCGGGTGTTTATGTAGGAGATAAGAAAATAGCTTCCATCGGACTGCGAGTTAAGAATGGTTGTACTTATCACGGCATTGCTCTCAATGTAGCCATGGATTTGACCCCTTTTGAGGGCATTAATCCTTGTGGATTTGCGAAGCTAAAAATGACTCAAATTAGTGATTATGCATCGAATGTAACTGTTGCCTGTGTTAATGAACAGTTTACTGAGACATTTTTAACTCATTTTGAATACTAA
- a CDS encoding VTT domain-containing protein produces the protein MHFFTDYIQPLTIWLYDHPHWALLITFLISLTESLAIIGSIVPGSVTMTAIGILAGSGVMRVDLTLLAATLGAIAGDSASYMLGYTFSDRLVNVWPFSRYPNWLMFGKEYFSRHGGKSVIIGRFVGPLRSIIPVIAGMMGMSQWRFFLANSLSAVGWAILYIFPGVLIGAASSELPRESASRLFLLVLLLLAAIWLLSVGLKWLFIHLNRLLRLGLHGLWSWSRNHPHLAGLFRSITPIDETNYYPTAAIVILFTLSTLLFCILTALVIQQGWIVEINQPIHLFLQSIRTKAFDAFFIVVSQITSGITIVALVLSVFFLAIYYRDWRSFNYWLSLCLSSTAILLLLHGLIDSPRPQGLWATQPGRSFPLIGLTYAAALFAAFMFFINTYCVTLLNRFVKIILAVGLFLAGFAPVYLGDNWFTDSLGAYLCGFSICLIHWLFYRRYNTKIVCSTYGPLKILVILVLASLVAVISGYRESVRAHQPYLAQYVLTDQLWWNQTRPLLPIYRTNRIGNRISIFNIQYAGSLTSFERALSDFGWQRLDDSLFTSLLTKISGQQSAEELPLMAQLYLNRKPVLIMVYEPNDGNPIQILRIWRSNYHLKNLRQPIWIGSVHPHKLLKPHERKEAVTNVASHPISLFYVSAALPEFLQRHTSLPVKVKLPIAVEPILLLVKESPIKEGR, from the coding sequence ATGCACTTCTTTACCGATTACATTCAACCCCTAACCATTTGGCTCTATGACCATCCTCATTGGGCTTTACTTATTACCTTTCTTATTTCTCTGACAGAATCTCTAGCCATTATTGGCAGTATTGTTCCTGGCTCAGTAACCATGACAGCCATTGGCATTTTGGCCGGCTCTGGGGTCATGCGGGTAGACTTGACCTTACTAGCAGCAACGCTTGGAGCTATAGCAGGTGATAGTGCAAGCTACATGCTTGGCTACACATTTAGTGATCGTTTAGTTAATGTATGGCCGTTTAGTCGTTACCCAAATTGGTTGATGTTCGGGAAAGAATATTTTTCTCGTCATGGAGGGAAAAGTGTAATTATTGGCCGATTTGTAGGCCCACTACGTTCAATCATACCTGTCATTGCTGGAATGATGGGTATGAGTCAATGGCGATTTTTTCTGGCTAACTCCCTCTCGGCGGTGGGCTGGGCCATTCTTTATATCTTCCCTGGAGTTTTAATTGGTGCAGCAAGTAGTGAATTACCACGTGAAAGCGCCAGTAGACTTTTCTTGTTAGTTCTCCTACTACTCGCAGCTATTTGGTTACTGAGTGTCGGTCTTAAATGGCTCTTTATTCACTTGAATCGCTTACTACGCTTAGGTCTACATGGTCTCTGGTCTTGGTCGCGTAATCATCCTCATCTCGCTGGCCTTTTCAGAAGTATTACACCAATAGACGAGACTAATTATTATCCAACTGCGGCTATTGTCATTTTATTCACCTTAAGTACCTTATTATTTTGCATCTTAACAGCGCTGGTGATTCAACAAGGTTGGATTGTTGAAATTAATCAACCTATCCATCTTTTTCTACAAAGTATACGCACCAAGGCTTTTGACGCATTCTTTATTGTCGTTTCTCAAATAACAAGTGGGATCACAATAGTTGCTTTAGTATTGAGTGTGTTTTTTTTAGCCATTTATTATCGAGATTGGCGCTCCTTCAATTATTGGTTAAGTCTATGTTTGTCCTCTACCGCGATCTTGCTTCTTTTGCATGGGCTAATAGATAGTCCCAGACCCCAAGGTCTGTGGGCAACACAACCGGGTCGTTCTTTTCCACTAATCGGATTAACTTATGCTGCGGCTTTATTTGCTGCGTTCATGTTTTTTATAAACACTTATTGTGTGACGCTCTTAAACCGTTTCGTCAAAATTATTCTAGCTGTTGGTTTATTTCTCGCAGGATTTGCGCCTGTTTATCTGGGTGATAATTGGTTTACAGATAGTCTTGGTGCTTATTTGTGTGGTTTTAGTATATGTTTGATTCATTGGCTCTTCTATCGTCGTTATAACACTAAAATTGTTTGTTCAACTTATGGGCCATTAAAAATCTTGGTCATTCTCGTTCTTGCGAGCTTGGTTGCTGTTATCTCTGGTTACCGTGAATCAGTACGTGCTCACCAGCCCTATTTGGCGCAATATGTCCTTACTGATCAACTTTGGTGGAACCAGACTCGGCCTCTTTTGCCCATTTATAGAACCAACAGGATTGGTAATCGCATCAGTATTTTTAATATTCAATATGCTGGATCACTTACCAGTTTTGAGCGTGCCTTAAGCGATTTTGGCTGGCAAAGATTAGATGATTCGTTATTTACGTCATTGTTGACCAAAATAAGTGGCCAACAATCGGCAGAGGAGCTGCCGTTAATGGCGCAACTTTACCTCAATCGCAAACCAGTGCTAATTATGGTTTATGAGCCTAATGATGGCAATCCTATACAAATTTTACGAATTTGGCGCTCTAATTATCATCTTAAAAATCTTCGTCAACCGATATGGATTGGTAGCGTCCATCCGCACAAGTTGTTAAAACCGCATGAACGAAAGGAAGCAGTTACAAATGTTGCCAGTCATCCTATCTCACTTTTTTATGTCAGTGCTGCTTTGCCTGAATTTTTACAACGTCATACTTCCTTGCCTGTAAAGGTAAAATTGCCAATTGCAGTGGAACCGATTTTACTGTTAGTCAAAGAGTCTCCAATAAAGGAGGGCCGCTAG
- a CDS encoding L,D-transpeptidase family protein yields the protein MRNLLLLISFLFSSVLFSMAPKLNWDKAIDKAVVRYGLRTEPELKRFFARSHVAYPPNEVALLAFKKERKLELWAKDDNHSWRYIHTYPLTAFSGRLGPKLRERDGQIPEGIYRLITFNPFSSMHLSMMIDYPNHFDRLQAIKDGRKKLGNNIFLHGKSLSVGCLAVGDWAIDQLFLLARRVGLQHVKVIIAPNDLRIAKPATSNFAQPRWLPDLYKQISTALNQFPTTQKKIIMATK from the coding sequence ATGCGCAATTTGCTTTTACTGATCTCATTTTTGTTTTCTTCAGTGCTATTTAGCATGGCTCCCAAACTTAATTGGGATAAAGCAATTGATAAAGCAGTAGTTCGTTATGGACTAAGAACCGAACCAGAACTTAAGAGATTTTTTGCCCGTTCGCATGTGGCTTACCCACCTAATGAAGTGGCACTTCTGGCATTTAAAAAAGAGCGAAAGCTAGAGTTATGGGCTAAAGATGACAATCATTCCTGGCGATACATTCATACCTATCCCTTAACTGCATTCAGTGGTCGCTTAGGCCCCAAATTGCGGGAAAGAGATGGGCAAATTCCTGAGGGTATATACCGATTAATCACTTTTAACCCCTTTAGCTCAATGCATTTGTCCATGATGATTGACTATCCAAATCACTTTGATCGCTTACAAGCCATTAAAGATGGGCGGAAAAAACTAGGAAATAATATTTTTCTGCATGGGAAATCGCTATCTGTAGGTTGTTTAGCTGTAGGCGACTGGGCAATCGATCAACTCTTTTTACTTGCTCGTAGAGTGGGACTACAACATGTTAAAGTGATTATTGCCCCAAATGATTTGCGTATTGCAAAGCCTGCAACTTCTAATTTTGCGCAACCCCGTTGGCTTCCCGATTTATACAAACAAATATCAACTGCCTTAAACCAATTTCCTACCACACAGAAAAAAATTATTATGGCTACAAAATAG
- a CDS encoding type I secretion system permease/ATPase, with protein MTNFKKRSWSTTDLKNLPQHDSLLCCLVLLSRYYQISSSAQSLVARLPLKQNKLTPDLFARAASRASLESKIVEVSLDKINDTQLPMVLLLKNEEACLLVQDKKGEPKIILPQKIGEDIDLKTILPEYTGQAIIVQPEYKFTARTEEALGRTPRNWFWKVIFKSWPTYSEVLMASLLINLFALVIPLFTMNIYDRVVPNHAIETMWVLASGVALVFLFDVLLKTLRAHFIDLASKRSDIQLSANIFEQILGINMGVRPKSVGVLANTVQSFELFRDFITSGTMTVLVDLPFAAIFILVIYFIGGPLFWIPTLMIPTILIIGFILQLPLIKLTKQSYQYAAEKQAILFESLANIETVKTTGAESALQSRWEQLIKLAANNGIKLRTTSMASLTLTTLIQQIATVAVIIAGVYLISLGEMTMGALIACTLLASRALAPMSQVTSLLTRYYQSVNALKSLNLIMQLPMDVNEATQYLHRPILQGNIEFRQVSFTYPGSPNAVLKNISLKIKAGEKVAIIGRVGSGKSTLARLILKLYSPTEGIILLDGTDYRQINPDDLRQQIGYVPQDVSLLYGSVRENIIIGAPFIDDTSLIRAANIAGVGTFINNHPDGFDRQVGEKGGDLSGGQRQSVAIARALLCDPKILLFDEPTSAMDDNNERRFKQQLLGHMTPQHTLLLVTHKISMLELVERIVVLDEGKVVADGAKESVLSALRAGMTVERSST; from the coding sequence ATGACTAACTTCAAAAAGCGGTCATGGTCAACAACTGATTTGAAAAATTTACCACAGCATGACTCTTTATTATGCTGCTTGGTCTTGCTTAGTCGTTATTATCAAATATCCTCTTCAGCACAATCGCTCGTAGCAAGATTACCGCTTAAACAAAATAAACTAACACCTGATTTGTTTGCTCGTGCTGCCAGCCGGGCATCATTAGAGAGCAAAATAGTGGAGGTTTCTCTTGATAAAATCAATGATACTCAACTGCCTATGGTTTTATTATTAAAGAACGAGGAAGCCTGCTTATTGGTACAAGACAAAAAAGGTGAGCCCAAAATTATTCTTCCACAAAAAATAGGTGAAGATATCGATCTTAAGACCATCCTTCCTGAATACACCGGTCAAGCAATTATTGTCCAACCAGAATATAAATTTACAGCCCGTACTGAAGAAGCATTGGGTAGAACACCAAGAAATTGGTTTTGGAAAGTTATCTTTAAATCCTGGCCAACTTATTCTGAAGTTTTAATGGCCTCCTTATTAATTAACCTGTTTGCTTTAGTTATTCCACTCTTCACCATGAATATCTATGATCGTGTGGTTCCCAATCATGCTATCGAGACCATGTGGGTTCTAGCCAGTGGTGTTGCTTTGGTATTTCTCTTTGATGTCTTGCTGAAAACGCTACGAGCGCATTTTATCGACCTTGCGAGTAAACGAAGCGATATTCAATTATCAGCAAATATATTTGAACAGATCTTAGGTATTAACATGGGGGTAAGACCTAAATCGGTCGGGGTACTGGCTAATACTGTTCAGTCCTTTGAACTTTTCCGTGATTTTATCACTTCAGGCACCATGACGGTTCTAGTGGATTTACCTTTTGCCGCAATTTTTATTTTGGTCATTTACTTTATTGGCGGTCCTCTATTTTGGATCCCAACACTGATGATCCCGACTATTCTTATTATTGGTTTTATATTGCAATTGCCCTTGATTAAGTTAACAAAACAATCCTACCAATATGCAGCTGAAAAACAGGCTATTCTTTTTGAGTCCCTTGCAAACATCGAAACGGTAAAAACGACAGGGGCTGAATCTGCTCTGCAATCGCGCTGGGAGCAACTGATTAAATTAGCTGCCAATAATGGCATAAAACTCCGCACCACCTCTATGGCAAGCCTTACCCTGACCACGCTGATTCAACAAATTGCGACCGTTGCAGTAATCATTGCTGGTGTTTATCTTATTAGTCTAGGGGAAATGACAATGGGTGCCTTAATCGCCTGCACATTATTAGCAAGTCGAGCCCTGGCTCCAATGTCGCAGGTTACTTCACTGCTAACCCGGTATTATCAGTCTGTGAATGCACTTAAATCCCTCAATCTTATTATGCAATTACCTATGGATGTGAATGAAGCTACTCAATACCTTCATCGTCCCATTTTGCAAGGAAACATTGAATTCAGACAAGTCTCTTTCACTTACCCAGGCTCTCCCAACGCCGTTTTAAAAAACATAAGCCTGAAGATAAAGGCAGGCGAAAAAGTGGCTATCATTGGTCGAGTAGGTTCAGGCAAATCCACACTTGCGCGTTTAATTCTTAAACTTTATTCACCCACAGAGGGAATAATTTTACTGGACGGAACGGATTATCGACAAATTAACCCTGATGATTTACGTCAGCAAATTGGTTATGTCCCGCAAGATGTTTCATTGCTCTATGGCTCAGTGCGAGAAAATATTATCATTGGCGCTCCCTTTATTGATGATACATCACTGATTCGTGCTGCTAACATTGCTGGTGTTGGCACATTTATCAATAATCACCCTGATGGATTCGATAGACAAGTCGGCGAAAAAGGCGGTGACTTGTCTGGTGGACAACGGCAATCTGTAGCGATAGCAAGAGCCCTTCTGTGTGATCCAAAGATCTTGCTATTTGACGAACCAACGTCTGCAATGGACGATAATAATGAACGACGGTTCAAACAACAGCTTTTAGGCCATATGACTCCACAACATACTCTCCTCTTGGTGACACATAAAATTTCCATGTTGGAGCTAGTGGAGCGTATTGTTGTGCTTGACGAAGGTAAAGTCGTTGCTGATGGGGCCAAAGAATCCGTATTGTCTGCTTTAAGAGCAGGCATGACTGTCGAGAGATCATCAACATGA